One Methylocaldum marinum DNA window includes the following coding sequences:
- a CDS encoding amidohydrolase family protein: MWNYRLPNTGVFLAIALWFLLVAGGSRADVTAFIGATLIDGTGGVPRADAVILVRDGRIAAVGSRNEIRIPPETRVVDASGKWIVPGLIDAHIHFFQSGGLYTRPDVIDLRETRPYGDEIRSLRERIPDTLARYVASGVTSVVDVGGPLWTFQVRDRAMRTELAPRVAATGPLIATYFPRELKADDPALIKVDSAAESRSAVREILAHKPNLIKIWFIPLPGRSLVFQTAVVEAAIEMSHAVGTRVVVHATDLETARAAVVAGADILAHSVDDRRVDEAFIKLLKDRGVVYVTTLVVNEGYEEVLGRKVRLTDIERRLGDPEVIATFDDLAGLPARKRPWAYRWFSRDVAFWNLKRLQDSGVTIAAGTDAGNIGTLHGPALHREFELMAEAGLSPGEILAAATRGGARVMGRSAELGTVEQGKLADFVLLDADPLADVAHLRRIFRVVKGGEMFDPRAFEPGNGG, translated from the coding sequence ATGTGGAATTACCGATTGCCAAATACCGGCGTTTTTTTGGCAATCGCATTGTGGTTTCTATTGGTCGCCGGCGGGAGTAGAGCGGATGTGACGGCTTTTATCGGCGCTACCTTGATCGATGGCACCGGCGGCGTTCCGCGCGCCGACGCGGTGATTCTCGTCCGGGACGGGCGGATTGCCGCCGTGGGAAGCCGGAACGAGATAAGGATTCCGCCCGAAACGCGGGTGGTCGATGCGAGCGGTAAATGGATCGTTCCCGGCCTGATCGACGCCCACATTCACTTTTTTCAATCGGGCGGCCTTTATACCCGCCCGGACGTGATCGATCTGCGGGAGACTCGCCCTTATGGGGACGAGATCCGCAGCCTCAGGGAACGCATTCCCGATACTTTGGCCCGCTATGTGGCGAGCGGCGTTACCTCGGTGGTGGACGTCGGCGGCCCGTTGTGGACCTTCCAGGTGCGGGATCGCGCGATGCGAACCGAATTGGCGCCGCGCGTTGCGGCGACCGGGCCGCTGATTGCGACTTATTTTCCGCGGGAGCTCAAGGCCGACGATCCGGCGCTGATCAAGGTGGATTCCGCCGCGGAGAGCCGGTCTGCGGTACGGGAAATCCTGGCGCACAAGCCGAACCTCATCAAAATCTGGTTCATTCCGCTGCCCGGTCGGAGCCTTGTGTTTCAGACCGCCGTGGTCGAGGCGGCGATAGAGATGAGCCATGCGGTCGGCACACGGGTCGTTGTGCACGCGACCGATCTGGAGACCGCACGTGCGGCAGTGGTGGCCGGTGCGGACATTCTGGCCCATAGCGTGGATGACCGCCGGGTCGACGAGGCCTTCATCAAGCTGTTGAAGGATCGCGGCGTGGTGTACGTGACTACCCTGGTCGTCAACGAGGGTTACGAGGAGGTCCTCGGGAGGAAGGTGCGATTGACGGATATCGAGCGCCGCCTCGGCGATCCCGAAGTGATCGCGACCTTCGATGACTTGGCCGGCCTGCCCGCCCGAAAAAGACCCTGGGCTTACCGCTGGTTCAGCCGGGATGTCGCGTTCTGGAATCTGAAACGCTTGCAGGACAGTGGCGTGACCATAGCCGCCGGGACCGATGCCGGCAATATCGGCACCTTGCACGGGCCGGCGTTGCACCGGGAGTTCGAGCTGATGGCCGAGGCCGGACTCTCGCCCGGGGAGATTCTGGCGGCCGCGACCCGGGGCGGAGCGCGCGTCATGGGGCGCAGCGCCGAATTGGGAACCGTGGAGCAGGGCAAGCTCGCCGATTTCGTGCTGCTCGACGCCGATCCGCTGGCCGACGTTGCTCATTTGCGCCGCATTTTTCGCGTGGTCAAGGGCGGGGAAATGTTCGATCCCCGGGCCTTTGAACCTGGAAACGGCGGTTAA
- the amaB gene encoding L-piperidine-6-carboxylate dehydrogenase, translating to MHTHDNAFKSRLFETLHLLDLNIGSYAAYGGWLKAPDGPRLKSCNPATGETIAEVTLGSEAQYETVLDEARKAFEEWRLVPAPERGAVVRRIGDALREHKDALGSLVALEMGKIKAEADGEVQEMIDMADYAVGLSRMLYGNTMPSERPGHRLYEQWHPLGPVGVITGFNFPVAVWSWNAFVAAVCGDTVVWKPSPKTPLCAVAVQHLCDRVVAELGYPGIFSSFLPENPELLDRFVRDPRLPLISFTGSTAVGRQVAVKVAERLGRSLLELSGNNAVIVDETADPDLALRAILFGAVGTAGQRCTSIRRLIIHESLYDNLIERLIRAYGEVRVGDPLDPSSLMGPLIDSAAVESYRSAVEAARRQGGELLYGGRVLDRPGCFVEPTLIRADNRWDIVQRETFAPILYVMTFRRLEEAIALQNDAAQGLSSALFTLNLRAAERFLSASGSDCGIANINAGTSGAEIGGAFGGEKDTGGGREAGSDAWKMYMRRQTNTINWGETLPLAQGIAFFAANGGRDG from the coding sequence ATGCATACTCACGACAACGCCTTCAAGTCTCGACTGTTCGAGACTTTGCATCTCCTGGACCTCAACATCGGCAGCTATGCCGCCTATGGGGGGTGGCTGAAAGCCCCCGACGGACCGCGGCTGAAATCCTGCAATCCCGCTACCGGCGAGACGATCGCGGAGGTTACGCTCGGTTCGGAAGCTCAGTACGAAACCGTGCTGGATGAGGCTCGGAAAGCCTTCGAGGAATGGCGCCTTGTCCCGGCGCCCGAGCGCGGTGCGGTGGTTCGCCGCATCGGCGACGCCCTGCGGGAACACAAGGATGCGCTGGGCAGCCTGGTGGCCCTGGAAATGGGCAAGATCAAGGCGGAAGCGGACGGCGAGGTGCAGGAGATGATCGACATGGCCGACTATGCGGTCGGGCTGTCGCGCATGCTGTACGGCAATACGATGCCTTCCGAACGCCCCGGGCACCGCCTTTACGAGCAGTGGCATCCCCTGGGGCCGGTCGGCGTCATCACCGGCTTCAATTTCCCGGTGGCGGTGTGGTCGTGGAACGCGTTCGTCGCGGCGGTGTGCGGCGATACGGTCGTGTGGAAGCCTTCCCCGAAGACGCCGCTCTGCGCCGTCGCGGTCCAGCACCTGTGCGATCGAGTCGTGGCCGAGCTGGGATATCCGGGCATTTTTTCCTCCTTTTTGCCGGAAAATCCGGAACTGCTCGACCGTTTCGTCCGCGACCCGCGGCTGCCCCTGATCTCGTTCACCGGTTCCACCGCCGTGGGCCGCCAGGTGGCGGTGAAAGTCGCCGAGCGTTTGGGGCGGAGTCTTTTGGAACTGTCCGGAAACAATGCCGTCATCGTCGACGAAACCGCCGACCCGGATCTCGCGCTACGCGCCATTCTGTTCGGTGCCGTCGGCACTGCCGGCCAGCGTTGCACCAGCATCCGGCGGCTGATCATCCACGAGAGTCTTTACGACAATCTGATCGAGCGCCTGATCCGGGCTTACGGCGAGGTGCGGGTCGGCGATCCCCTGGACCCCTCGAGCCTCATGGGGCCGCTCATCGATTCGGCGGCGGTCGAGTCCTACCGCAGCGCCGTCGAGGCGGCACGCCGCCAGGGCGGCGAGCTACTCTACGGCGGACGGGTGCTCGATCGGCCCGGCTGCTTCGTCGAGCCGACCTTGATCCGGGCGGACAACCGCTGGGATATCGTGCAGCGCGAAACCTTCGCGCCCATCCTCTATGTGATGACGTTCCGCCGCCTGGAAGAGGCGATCGCCCTGCAGAACGATGCTGCGCAAGGACTGTCCTCGGCGCTGTTCACCCTGAATCTCAGGGCGGCGGAGCGGTTCTTGTCGGCTTCCGGCAGCGACTGCGGCATCGCCAACATCAATGCCGGCACTTCCGGCGCGGAAATCGGCGGAGCCTTCGGCGGCGAGAAGGATACGGGGGGCGGCCGGGAAGCGGGTTCCGACGCCTGGAAGATGTACATGCGACGGCAGACCAATACCATCAACTGGGGCGAGACGCTGCCGCTGGCGCAGGGCATAGCGTTTTTCGCAGCGAATGGCGGACGGGACGGGTAG
- a CDS encoding heparinase II/III domain-containing protein: MRRRRLCGGLALVLSGAVFEALADDTGPAQGLPDNQEIKAAFAELKAGEGGYSPARAAREYWDAARRRIAQDPRWAPWLQERTDWLNTWMSQPRESADWVAGWVHDYIDPDTGALLNWTPDQPIPPDEPGYEKMRAAWITHNRIYNIDRVLDAARLFRLTDDRRYLDWAVSQLDFYADAYLGFPLQTWNGQAQLLSQSLDEATRALVLIEAVRLLKPHVPAARADHWREGLFLPLATNVMASAREVHNIAVWHAAAVTLIGLEFEQPELIDFGKNSTLGIPSLLETGVSPDWFWYENSLSYQDYTVKALVEMLIGASLRGRLAEFARQLWIAQNLMISPVTVRFANEDAPTLNDSPPNRKAPNRDLWASSRRVLPTWIGLEEARDQLTWDTLLDPPKAVESTPVLPEVVSGPVPGLDAVQIVKNGWHAMLRYGQKAPFHAQQEALTYELQYGDTWILKDAGTVGFGSPLHLGYFRRAPAHNVPLVDGSGQSPWPSEGQLLDVSTDGSLAEAAHPTYAKGVTASRRLVIGTRTFTDRVVVKTDSETPRAIGLVMNTPCSVTSGAEVLPEGAPLPTSSPFQYWSDWTTYHTPGNWRASLHCGDRRFSLQISGSAMERVFVGTVPDSAAPYTRRGIYVEGMAQQAQFYLVFDPR, translated from the coding sequence ATGAGACGTCGACGATTATGTGGCGGGCTGGCCCTGGTCCTGTCGGGAGCCGTTTTCGAAGCGCTAGCCGATGACACCGGGCCTGCCCAAGGTCTGCCCGACAATCAGGAAATCAAGGCCGCCTTCGCCGAGCTCAAGGCCGGCGAAGGCGGCTATTCGCCGGCCCGCGCCGCCCGCGAGTATTGGGACGCAGCCCGCCGGCGGATCGCACAGGACCCGCGCTGGGCCCCCTGGTTGCAGGAACGAACCGACTGGCTCAACACCTGGATGAGCCAGCCCCGCGAGAGCGCGGACTGGGTCGCCGGCTGGGTCCACGATTACATCGATCCGGACACGGGCGCTCTCCTCAACTGGACCCCCGATCAGCCGATACCGCCCGACGAACCCGGCTACGAAAAAATGCGTGCCGCCTGGATCACCCACAATCGGATCTACAACATCGATCGCGTGCTGGACGCGGCCCGGCTGTTCCGCCTGACGGACGACAGACGCTATCTCGATTGGGCGGTTTCGCAGCTCGATTTCTACGCCGACGCCTACCTCGGTTTTCCCCTGCAGACCTGGAACGGCCAGGCCCAGCTGTTGAGCCAAAGTCTGGACGAAGCGACCCGCGCCCTGGTGTTGATCGAAGCGGTCCGGCTGCTTAAGCCCCATGTCCCGGCTGCTCGCGCCGACCACTGGCGCGAAGGACTGTTCCTGCCGTTGGCGACCAATGTGATGGCTTCGGCGCGCGAGGTCCACAACATCGCCGTCTGGCATGCCGCGGCGGTGACGCTGATCGGACTCGAGTTCGAACAACCGGAGCTGATCGATTTCGGCAAGAATTCGACCCTGGGTATTCCTTCGCTCCTGGAGACAGGCGTATCACCGGACTGGTTCTGGTACGAAAACTCGCTTTCCTACCAGGATTACACGGTCAAGGCCCTGGTGGAAATGCTGATCGGCGCGTCCCTGCGCGGGCGACTGGCCGAGTTCGCGCGGCAACTCTGGATCGCGCAGAATCTGATGATTTCACCGGTGACCGTCCGCTTCGCCAATGAAGACGCACCGACTCTCAACGACTCGCCTCCCAATCGCAAGGCACCGAACCGCGACCTGTGGGCTTCGTCGCGCCGGGTTCTGCCGACCTGGATCGGGCTGGAAGAAGCGAGGGACCAGCTGACCTGGGACACTTTGCTCGATCCGCCCAAGGCGGTCGAGTCGACACCGGTACTGCCCGAGGTGGTATCGGGGCCGGTGCCGGGCCTGGACGCCGTCCAAATCGTGAAAAACGGCTGGCACGCCATGTTGCGCTACGGACAGAAAGCCCCCTTTCATGCTCAGCAGGAAGCGCTTACTTATGAACTGCAGTACGGAGACACCTGGATTCTGAAAGACGCCGGCACCGTCGGCTTCGGCTCTCCGCTGCACCTAGGATATTTCCGCCGGGCGCCGGCCCACAACGTGCCTCTGGTCGACGGTTCCGGGCAATCGCCCTGGCCGTCCGAAGGGCAGCTCCTCGACGTCTCCACGGATGGCTCGTTGGCGGAGGCTGCTCATCCGACCTATGCCAAAGGCGTAACGGCCTCGAGGCGCCTCGTTATCGGGACCCGGACGTTCACCGATAGAGTGGTGGTGAAAACCGACTCGGAAACCCCGCGAGCGATCGGTTTGGTCATGAACACGCCCTGCTCCGTGACCAGCGGTGCCGAGGTCTTACCGGAAGGAGCGCCGCTGCCCACTTCCAGTCCTTTCCAATACTGGAGCGACTGGACCACCTACCATACTCCGGGAAACTGGCGCGCCTCGCTTCACTGCGGCGATCGGCGATTTTCCCTGCAAATTTCCGGAAGCGCCATGGAGCGGGTGTTTGTGGGAACCGTCCCCGATTCCGCGGCCCCTTACACGCGCCGCGGCATCTATGTCGAAGGTATGGCGCAGCAGGCCCAATTCTATCTGGTGTTCGACCCGCGCTAG
- the ampD gene encoding 1,6-anhydro-N-acetylmuramyl-L-alanine amidase AmpD gives MKIIDDWLVNARRLESRNCDDRPDTEDISLVVIHGISLPPGEFGGDWIDALFTNNLEPTAHPYFEQIRNLRVSAHALVRRDGEIVQYVPFQRRAWHAGNSNFQGRERCNDFSIGIELEGVDDVPYVDVQYERLSDLLAVLLKTYPGLSPDRIVGHCDIAPGRKTDPGPSFDWARLYRLLSAKGTCRTSYG, from the coding sequence ATGAAGATAATCGATGATTGGCTGGTAAACGCACGGCGGCTGGAGAGTCGCAACTGCGACGACAGGCCCGATACCGAGGATATTTCCCTGGTGGTGATCCATGGCATCAGCCTGCCTCCGGGCGAGTTCGGCGGCGATTGGATCGACGCCTTGTTCACCAATAATCTGGAGCCGACCGCCCACCCCTATTTCGAACAGATCCGCAACCTGCGGGTATCCGCCCATGCGCTGGTCCGCCGCGACGGCGAGATCGTTCAATACGTGCCGTTCCAGCGGCGCGCCTGGCACGCCGGGAACTCGAATTTTCAGGGGCGGGAACGCTGCAACGATTTTTCGATCGGTATCGAACTGGAAGGAGTCGACGATGTTCCCTATGTCGACGTGCAGTACGAACGCTTGAGCGATTTGCTGGCCGTCTTGCTTAAGACTTACCCGGGATTATCTCCGGACCGGATCGTAGGCCATTGCGACATCGCCCCGGGGCGCAAGACCGATCCGGGGCCAAGCTTCGATTGGGCAAGGCTTTACCGTTTGTTGTCCGCCAAGGGGACCTGCCGGACCTCATACGGTTAA
- a CDS encoding saccharopine dehydrogenase C-terminal domain-containing protein, producing MRHVFVLGAGTIGSLIAGLLSRSGDYTVYLIDHDESALKRATEDIDRQNLTPLTVDAIQGSALRHCLSDHPCRAVISALPYYCNPLVAEYARESGLHYFDLTEDVSVTRHIQNLSRGAETAFVPQCGLAPGFINIVANELMEHFEELDTVKLRVGALPVHPSNVLKYSLTWSTDGLINEYGNFCYGLEDGHEVVLMPLEGYETIEIDGLLYEAFNTSGGLGTLADTYSGKVRTLNYKTLRYPGHCEKVHFLMRDLKLNKDRDTLKRILENAIPKTVQDVVLIYVSVSGKQRGELYEENYFKKIYPQTLYGKLWSAIQVTTASAVCAVVDQVLDRTALYQGFVTQESFRLEAFLENRFGQYYR from the coding sequence ATGCGGCACGTGTTCGTCCTCGGTGCCGGCACCATCGGCTCCCTGATTGCCGGCCTGCTTTCCCGGTCCGGCGACTATACGGTTTATCTGATCGATCACGACGAAAGTGCCCTGAAGCGGGCCACCGAAGATATCGATCGGCAAAATCTGACGCCCCTGACCGTGGATGCCATTCAGGGAAGCGCGCTGCGCCATTGCCTGTCGGATCATCCCTGCCGGGCGGTCATCTCCGCACTGCCGTACTACTGCAATCCGCTGGTGGCGGAGTACGCCCGCGAGTCGGGTCTGCATTATTTCGATCTCACCGAGGACGTCAGCGTCACGCGCCACATCCAGAATCTCAGCCGGGGAGCGGAAACCGCCTTCGTTCCGCAATGCGGCCTGGCGCCCGGCTTCATCAACATCGTCGCCAACGAACTGATGGAACACTTCGAGGAGTTGGACACCGTAAAGCTGCGGGTCGGCGCATTGCCGGTGCACCCCAGCAACGTTCTGAAATACTCGCTCACCTGGTCCACCGACGGCTTGATCAACGAATACGGCAATTTCTGCTACGGGCTTGAAGACGGCCATGAAGTCGTCCTGATGCCGCTGGAAGGCTACGAAACCATCGAAATCGACGGGCTGCTGTACGAAGCCTTCAACACCTCGGGCGGCCTCGGCACCCTGGCCGATACCTACAGCGGCAAGGTCAGGACGCTGAACTACAAGACCCTGCGTTATCCCGGCCACTGCGAGAAGGTTCATTTTCTGATGCGCGATCTCAAGCTCAACAAGGATCGGGACACCCTGAAACGCATCCTCGAAAACGCGATCCCCAAGACCGTGCAGGACGTGGTGCTCATCTACGTCTCGGTCAGCGGCAAACAGCGCGGCGAACTGTACGAAGAGAACTATTTCAAGAAGATCTATCCGCAAACCCTCTACGGGAAGTTATGGTCGGCGATTCAGGTCACTACCGCCTCGGCGGTCTGCGCAGTCGTTGATCAAGTGCTGGACCGAACCGCACTCTACCAGGGCTTCGTGACGCAGGAGAGTTTCAGGCTGGAAGCGTTTCTGGAAAACCGGTTCGGGCAGTATTACCGCTAA